In a single window of the Danio rerio strain Tuebingen ecotype United States chromosome 20, GRCz12tu, whole genome shotgun sequence genome:
- the adgrg6 gene encoding adhesion G-protein coupled receptor G6 isoform X46 — MCFNPPKNVEMKTKAAATNSPLSIRKTNEDIFYRSTLVVTDEQTPDRDATAIISQWLNQTFQNWMYRVYVDGISLQLITVLSRITTTRQIYLALLVYKNTTDVNLAEVEIESMLRSAPAIGNGLTLDSVTVNLMENCQADEFPVHYRWPESRPTVTQYVPCFPYKDRNASRTCMINRDNYTSFWALPDRGNCTNITSITVSQENAMDVAVQLADISNNGLSKEELTQVVTKVMELVNIAKINATLASTVVTIISNVMVSSEDAQKDASETALKAVDELVQKIEFDGPSLTISSKNLVVGVSALDTTNFNGSTLSAFIATNTTDPQIDFDSEAHNALAVVTLPPTLLQNLSLSQIEKVSRINFMFFGRTGLFQDHQNNGLTLNSYVVASSVGNFTIKNLQDPVRIEIAHLEYQKDPNPQCVFWDFNLQNYSGGWNSDGCKVGSDSNSNRTVCLCNHLTHFGILMDVSRAAELIDEKNNRVLTFITYIGCGISAIFSAATLLTYIAFEKLRRDYPSKILMNLSTSLLFLNMVFLLDGWLASYEIKELCVTVAVFLHFFLLTSFTWMGLESIHMYIALVKVFNTYIRRYILKFCIVGWGVPATIVAIVLAVSKDSYGKNYYGKGKDGQGTSEFCWILNPVVFYVTCVAYFSIIFLMNVAMFIVVMIQICGRNGKRSNRTLREDILRNLRSVVSLTFLLGMTWGFAFFAWGPVSLAFMYLFTIFNSLQGLFIFVFHCALKENVQKQWRRYLCCGKLRLADNSDWSKTATNNTKKVSSDNLGKSLSSSSFGSTTANWTSKAKATLNPFARHSNADSTLQ, encoded by the exons AGGATATTTTCTACAGATCAACCCTTGTGGTTACTGATGAACAAACTCCAGATAGAGATGCTACGGCGATAATATCTCAATGG CTCAATCAGACATTTCAGAACTGGATGTATAGAGTTTATGTTGATGGCATCAG TCTTCAGCTTATCACTGTTCTCTCAAGGATCACAACCACACG ACAAATCTACTTGGCGCTACTGGTGTATAAGAATACCACCGATGTGAATCTGGCAGAGGTGGAGATTGAGAGCATGCTGAGAAGTGCCCCTGCTATTGGAAATGGCTTGACTTTAGACAGTGTTACCGTGAACTTAATGG AAAATTGTCAGGCAGATGAGTTCCCAGTCCACTATAGATGGCCAGAGAGCAGACCCACAGTCACTCAGTATGTTCCCTGTTTCCCTTACAAAGATCGAAACGCATCCAGAACTTG CATGATTAACCGGGATAATTATACATCATTTTGGGCCCTGCCTGACCGTGGAAACTGCACTAATATAACCAGCATTACGGTTTCACAAG AGAATGCGATGGATGTGGCTGTGCAGCTTGCCGATATCAGCAATAATGGGCTGTCCAAGGAGGAACTGACACAGGTTGTTACCAAGGTGATGGAGCTGGTGAACATAGCCAAAATCAACGCCACCCTGGCCAGCACTGTGGTCACCATCATTTCTAACGTCATGGTCAGCTCAGAGGATGCTCAGAAGGATGCCTCAGAGAC AGCTCTCAAAGCAGTGGATGAACTGGTGCAGAAGATTGAGTTTGACGGACCCTCACTGACCATCTCGTCCAAAAATCTGGTTGTTGGAGTTTCTGCCCTCGACACAACCAATTTTAACGGCAGCACTTTAAGTGCCTTTATAGCCACTAACACAACAGACCCTCAG ATTGATTTTGACTCGGAGGCACATAATGCATTGGCTGTGGTCACTCTGCCTCCAACACTGCTGCAAAACCTGAGTCTTTCACAAATTGAGAAAGTGTCCAGAATCAACTTTATGTTCTTCGGCAGGACGGGGCTCTTTCAG GATCATCAAAACAATGGCTTGACGTTAAACAGCTATGTGGTGGCCAGCAGTGTTGGCAACTTCACCATCAAAAACCTGCAGGATCCTGTCAGGATAGAGATTGCACATTTGGAGTATCAG AAAGATCCGAATCCTCAGTGTGTGTTTTGGGATTTCAACCTCCAAA ATTACTCAGGGGGCTGGAATAGCGATGGCTGCAAGGTCGGTTCAGACTCCAACAGCAACAGGACCGTCTGCTTGTGTAATCACCTCACACACTTTGGCATCCTAATG GATGTCTCTAGAGCTGCTGAGTTGATAGATGAGAAGAACAACAGGGTACTTACCTTTATTACCTACATCGGCTGTGGGATCTCGGCCATTTTTTCAGCGGCAACACTGCTCACGTACATCGCTTTTGA GAAGCTGCGGCGAGATTATCCCTCCAAGATCTTGATGAATCTCAGCACATCACTGCTCTTCCTCAACATGGTGTTTCTTCTGGACGGCTGGTTAGCCTCTTATGAAATTAAAGAACTGTGTGTGACCGTGGCTGTGTTTCTGCACTTTTTCCTTCTCACTTCCTTCACCTGGATGGGTTTAGAGTCCATCCACATGTACATTGCCCTGGTCAAGGTCTTCAACACATACATTCGGAGATACATCCTCAAGTTTTGCATCGTGGGATGGG GTGTCCCTGCTACAATTGTTGCAATTGTGTTGGCTGTGAGCAAAGATTCGTATGGGAAAAATTACTATGGAAAAGGAAAGGATGGGCAGGGAACATCGGAATT TTGCTGGATTCTCAACCCAGTGGTGTTCTACGTGACGTGTGTGGCCTACTTCTCCATAATCTTCCTGATGAATGTTGCCATGTTCATTGTGGTAATGATCCAAATCTGTGGACGTAACGGCAAGCGCAGCAACCGGACACTGCGAGAGGATATCTTGCGTAACCTGCGCAGCGTGGTCAGCCTGACGTTCCTGTTGGGTATGACCTGGGGCTTTGCGTTTTTCGCCTGGGGTCCAGTCAGTCTGGCCTTCATGTACCTCTTCACAATTTTCAACTCACTGCAGG GATTATTCATATTTGTGTTCCACTGTGCCCTGAAAGAAAACGTACAGAAACAATGGAGGAGATATTTGTGCTGTGGAAAGTTACGCTTGGCAGATAATTCAG ACTGGAGCAAGACTGCCACTAATAATACAAAGAAAGTGAGTTCTGATAACCTGGGAAAGTCCCTCTCCTCCAGTTCCTTTGGCTCCACTACAGCCAACTGGACGTCCAAAGCCAAAGCCACACTAAATCCATTTGCCAGGCACAGTAATGCAG ATAGTACCCTGCAATAA